One Phoenix dactylifera cultivar Barhee BC4 chromosome 8, palm_55x_up_171113_PBpolish2nd_filt_p, whole genome shotgun sequence genomic window carries:
- the LOC120111668 gene encoding uncharacterized protein LOC120111668, translated as MAFEEWSDYLVKVGLFILVQVLVYLILASSSNVFSNTKMRSFSFQSTRSLSLRRMIASLRDLPAGVEPSPRSSDLKD; from the coding sequence ATGGCCTTTGAAGAATGGAGTGACTATTTGGTGAAGGTAGGCCTGTTCATTCTAGTCCAAGTTCTCGTCTACCTTATTCTGGCCAGCTCTTCCAATGTCTTCTCCAACACAAAGATGAGATCCTTTAGCTTCCAATCCACTCGATCGCTGAGCTTGCGACGTATGATTGCCTCGCTCCGCGACTTGCCTGCGGGCGTTGAGCCATCGCCCCGGTCCTCTGATCTCAAGGACTAG